In the Rhabdothermincola sediminis genome, one interval contains:
- the gap gene encoding type I glyceraldehyde-3-phosphate dehydrogenase: MTIRVGVNGFGRIGRNFYRAVRQQGADVEVVAANDLGDVAEMAHLLKYDSVMGRLDAEVKPTGDGIEVDGKLLKITAIRDPKELPWGELGVDVVVESTGIFTTREKAAAHLDAGAPFVIVSAPCTEADATFVVGVNDDTFDPANHKVVSNASCTTNCFVPMIKVLDDAFGVEKGLMTTVHAYTGDQNLVDGPHKDLRRARASAINIVPSSTGAARATGLVLQAMKGRLDGTALRVPVPDGSITDFVGVLAQEVTVEQVNEAFAAAAASGPLAKVLEYTDEPIVSTDIVGSPASCTFDSKLTMAMGNLVKVLGWYDNEWGYSNRLVDLVQIVGAANR; encoded by the coding sequence ATGACCATTCGTGTCGGGGTCAACGGATTCGGCCGCATCGGCCGCAACTTCTACCGGGCGGTGCGCCAGCAGGGCGCCGACGTGGAGGTCGTGGCCGCCAACGACCTCGGGGACGTGGCCGAGATGGCCCACCTGCTCAAGTACGACTCGGTCATGGGTCGCCTCGACGCCGAGGTGAAGCCCACTGGCGACGGCATCGAGGTCGACGGCAAGCTGCTCAAGATCACCGCCATCCGCGACCCGAAGGAGCTGCCGTGGGGCGAGCTCGGCGTTGACGTGGTGGTCGAGTCGACCGGCATCTTCACCACCCGGGAGAAGGCCGCCGCGCACCTCGACGCGGGCGCACCGTTCGTGATCGTCTCCGCGCCCTGTACGGAAGCCGACGCCACCTTCGTGGTGGGTGTCAACGACGACACCTTCGACCCGGCCAACCACAAGGTGGTCTCGAACGCCTCCTGCACCACGAACTGCTTCGTGCCGATGATCAAGGTGCTCGACGACGCCTTCGGGGTGGAGAAGGGTCTCATGACGACCGTGCACGCCTACACCGGCGATCAGAACCTGGTGGACGGCCCACACAAGGACCTCCGCCGGGCGCGGGCATCGGCGATCAACATCGTGCCGTCGTCCACCGGGGCCGCTCGGGCCACGGGCCTGGTCCTACAGGCCATGAAGGGCCGACTCGACGGCACCGCGCTGCGGGTGCCGGTGCCGGACGGGTCCATCACCGACTTCGTCGGCGTGCTCGCCCAGGAGGTCACGGTTGAACAGGTGAACGAGGCATTCGCCGCCGCGGCAGCGTCGGGTCCACTGGCGAAAGTGCTGGAGTACACCGACGAGCCGATCGTCTCCACGGACATCGTCGGCTCGCCGGCGTCGTGCACCTTCGACTCGAAGCTGACCATGGCCATGGGCAACCTGGTCAAGGTGCTGGGCTGGTACGACAACGAGTGGGGCTACTCGAACCGGCTGGTCGATCTGGTGCAGATCGTGGGCGCCGCGAACAGGTGA
- the rapZ gene encoding RNase adapter RapZ: MTTPVPWIVVSEFVVITGLSGAGRSQAADILEDLGWFVIDNLPPSLMSKVAELAGAPGSSISKVVLVVGTGPYHDEVLPALDGLATQGLRLRILFLEASTDVLVRRYESSRRRHPLDHEGRGLAGAIEAERALLEPVKEHADVVVDTSELNVHQLRSRILDLFEAESPEAGMQTTVMSFGYKHGLPLDTDLVIDCRFLPNPHWVDELRPLRGTDERVKAYVMGHEVTGVFLDELTSLLELLLPAYVAEGKSYLTIAFGCTGGHHRSVAIAEEVARRLGEQGYDPKVVHRDVDR; this comes from the coding sequence ATGACCACCCCGGTACCCTGGATCGTGGTGAGCGAGTTCGTGGTGATCACCGGGCTCTCGGGCGCCGGGCGATCCCAGGCGGCCGACATCCTCGAGGACCTGGGCTGGTTCGTGATCGACAACCTGCCGCCGTCGCTCATGTCCAAGGTCGCCGAGCTGGCCGGCGCCCCCGGCTCCAGCATCTCGAAGGTGGTGCTGGTGGTCGGCACCGGCCCCTACCACGACGAGGTGCTCCCAGCGCTCGACGGGCTGGCTACACAGGGACTGCGGCTGCGGATCCTGTTCCTCGAGGCTTCCACCGACGTGCTGGTTCGCCGGTACGAGTCGAGCCGGCGGCGCCACCCGCTCGACCACGAGGGGCGGGGTCTGGCCGGCGCGATCGAGGCGGAGCGGGCGCTGCTCGAGCCGGTCAAGGAGCACGCCGACGTGGTGGTCGACACCAGTGAGCTGAACGTGCACCAGCTCCGGTCACGGATCCTCGACCTGTTCGAGGCCGAATCGCCCGAGGCCGGGATGCAGACCACGGTGATGTCGTTCGGCTACAAGCACGGCCTCCCGCTCGACACCGACCTGGTGATCGACTGCCGGTTCCTGCCCAACCCGCACTGGGTCGACGAGCTGCGTCCCTTGAGAGGTACCGACGAGCGGGTGAAGGCCTACGTGATGGGCCACGAGGTCACCGGGGTCTTCCTCGACGAGCTGACGTCGCTGCTGGAGCTCCTGTTGCCCGCCTACGTGGCCGAGGGCAAGAGCTACCTGACGATCGCCTTCGGCTGCACCGGCGGGCACCACCGCTCGGTGGCCATCGCCGAGGAGGTCGCCCGCCGCCTGGGCGAGCAGGGCTACGACCCCAAGGTCGTCCACCGCGACGTCGACCGCTGA